The following are from one region of the Syngnathus acus chromosome 10, fSynAcu1.2, whole genome shotgun sequence genome:
- the mid1ip1l gene encoding mid1-interacting protein 1-like encodes MMQLSSDSATNKHSLINVMHRFIAAANNMDETIMVPSLLRDMPLEEQAVSQTEANNNYNNHQDDEEVQCPSKQQRDMYEHYLLLKSIKNDMEWGPLKRELSSGSSFLEMAVKQEQQQKPIKGALPVDDNADLERQFHFHLRGLFGVLSKLTMQADHLTNRYKREIGGGNFMR; translated from the coding sequence ATGATGCAGCTCAGCAGCGATTCAGCCACCAACAAGCACTCCCTCATTAACGTCATGCACCGCTTCATCGCGGCGGCCAACAACATGGACGAGACCATCATGGTGCCGAGCCTGCTGCGTGACATGCCCCTGGAGGAGCAGGCTGTGAGCCAGACGGAAGCCAACAATAATTACAATAACCACCAAGACGACGAGGAGGTGCAGTGTCCCAGCAAACAGCAGAGGGACATGTACGAGCACTACCTGCTCCTCAAGTCCATCAAGAACGACATGGAGTGGGGTCCGCTCAAGCGGGAGTTGAGCAGCGGCTCCAGTTTCCTGGAGATGGCCGTcaagcaggagcagcagcagaaacCCATCAAAGGGGCGCTGCCCGTGGACGACAATGCCGACTTGGAGCGCCAGTTTCACTTTCATCTGCGTGGACTCTTTGGGGTTTTGTCCAAGCTCACCATGCAGGCAGATCACCTCACCAACAGATACAAGCGAGAGATCGGAGGCGGAAACTTCATGAGATAG
- the tspan7 gene encoding LOW QUALITY PROTEIN: tetraspanin-7 (The sequence of the model RefSeq protein was modified relative to this genomic sequence to represent the inferred CDS: inserted 1 base in 1 codon), with translation MSPPSRRLQTKPVITCLKTFLISYSLIFWFTGMILLAVGVWGKVNLEAYITLASDETTNAPYVLIGTGAAIIIFGLFGCFATCRGSPWMLKLYAMFLTVVFLAELVAGISGFIFRHEIKEKLGTAYKNAVKSYNSTETSRTAVDAIQRTLQCCGVKNYTDWAETDYFKDQGIPASCCKVDTNCSPETLKDLDKAGNEVYNTGCFLLVTNVMESNLGIIAGISFGIAFFQLIGIFLACCLSRYITXNQYEMV, from the exons ATGTCGCCGCCTTCACGTCGGCTTCAGACGAAGCCGGTCATTACCTGCCTGAAGACTTTCCTCATCTCCTACAGTCTCATTTTCTGG TTCACAGGCATGATCCTGCTGGCGGTGGGCGTGTGGGGGAAGGTCAACCTAGAGGCGTACATCACACTAGCCTCCGATGAGACCACAAACGCGCCGTACGTGCTCATCGGCACCGGCGCCGCCATCATCATATTCGGCCTTTTTGGCTGCTTTGCCACATGCCGGGGCAGCCCGTGGATGCTCAAACTG TATGCCATGTTCTTAACTGTGGTCTTCCTGGCCGAGCTGGTAGCCGGAATATCAGGCTTCATCTTCAGGCATGAG ATAAAGGAAAAATTAGGCACTGCATACAAAAATGCTGTGAAGTCCTACAACAGCACTGAGACAAGCAGAACCGCTGTGGATGCCATCCAAAGGACT TTGCAATGCTGTGGCGTGAAAAACTACACGGACTGGGCAGAAACCGACTATTTCAAAGACCAGGGCATTCCTGCCAGTTGCTGCAAAGTTGACACCAACTGCTCTCCGGAGACCCTCAAGGACCTGGACAAGGCTGGCAACGAAGTGTACAACACT GGTTGCTTCTTACTGGTGACTAATGTGATGGAATCCAACCTGGGCATCATTGCTGGGATCTCCTTTGGAATTGCCTTTTTCCAG CTCATTGGGATATTCCTGGCCTGCTGCTTGTCTCGATACATAA ACAACCAGTACGAGATGGTGTAA
- the srpx2 gene encoding sushi repeat-containing protein SRPX2 — protein MTRPLVFFLFSLLLAAVCATIEDGGYDDVAEEDDEHHLDYTKLHWCHSPRLVNGELSCHSPRGRAYRTTQGTRCTMSCDRGYRLIGRTSIQCLANRRWSGVAVCRKMRCGVLPLIPHGRYTCTQGFVVDSRCDFTCTPGYHIEGEYTRTCQHGGTWSGAQPICLDTEPPKIRCPRSRISVAEPGKLTARVTWDAPVATDTADKTLDVILVGQQPGTDFNEGANIIRYKVYDQARNRAACKFIVRVEVRRCSALSPPLHGSLTCSSDATNYGAVCEYHCDGGYERNGVSSRVCQQDRSWSDDPVECVPMAIETNVKTVSALLRQFFQTRRLLILSAPDIADPDYQLQNIMIQKADCGLQLRHVTLIELLDSPPREIGRIKDHNLTSLVVEELRLTFRISRQYFSMVLVDKLGQDRERFITPMASEELFSYIDGFLLDEEEREKLDRHRDFCES, from the exons ATGACTCGACCACTGGTGTTCTTTTTGTTCTCTTTACTTCTCGCAG CTGTGTGTGCGACCATAGAGGATGGTGGCTATGATGATGTTGCCGAGGAAGATGATGAGCATCATCTCGACTACACCA AACTTCACTGGTGTCACTCTCCACGTCTCGTCAACGGGGAGCTGTCCTGCCATTCCCCACGAGGTCGAGCATACCGGACCACCCAGGGCACCCGCTGCACCATGAGCTGCGATCGAGGCTACCGCCTGATTGGTCGGACGTCCATCCAGTGCCTCGCCAACCGTCGCTGGTCAGGGGTCGCCGTCTGCCGCA AGATGCGATGCGGTGTGTTGCCTCTCATTCCGCACGGCAGATACACGTGCACTCAGGGCTTTGTGGTGGACTCCAGATGCGACTTCACCTGCACCCCCGGCTATCACATTGAGGGGGAGTACACACGCACGTGTCAGCACGGGGGGACCTGGAGCGGGGCACAGCCCATTTGCTTAG ACACAGAACCTCCAAAAATCAGATGTCCGCGATCCAGAATCAGTGTGGCAGAACCTGGTAAACTGACTGCCAGAGTAACTTGGGATGCACCGGTTGCCACAGACACAGCTGATAAAACACTTGA tgtgaTTCTAGTTGGCCAGCAGCCCGGCACGGACTTTAACGAGGGAGCCAATATAATTCGCTACAAAGTGTACGATCAAGCCAGAAACAGAGCTGCCTGCAAATTTATCGTCCGTGTTGAAG tgAGGAGGTGCTCTGCCTTGTCTCCGCCTTTGCACGGTTCCCTCACCTGCTCCTCCGATGCCACCAACTACGGCGCCGTCTGCGAGTACCACTGCGATGGCGGGTACGAGCGCAATGGCGTGTCCAGTCGGGTTTGCCAGCAAGACCGCAGCTGGAGTGACGACCCTGTGGAGTGCGTTC CCATGGCGATCGAGACAAATGTGAAAACGGTGTCGGCTCTACTACGTCAATTTTTCCAGACGAGGCGACTTCTCATCCTGTCTGCGCCCGACATAGCCGACCCAGACTACCAGCTGCAGAACATCATGATACAA AAAGCAGACTGCGGATTACAACTGCGCCACGTGACGCTCATCGAGCTGCTGGACTCGCCCCCGCGTGAGATAGGACGCATCAAGGATCACAACTTGACCTCGCTAGTTGTTGAGGAACTGAG GCTCACATTCCGAATCTCCAGGCAATACTTCAGCATGGTGCTGGTGGACAAGCTCGGGCAGGATCGGGAGCGCTTCATCACCCCCATGGCGTCCGAGGAGCTCTTCTCCTACATTGACGGCTTCTTGCTGGACGAAGAGGAAAGGGAGAAGCTGGATCGCCACAGGGACTTTTGCGagtcataa